One genomic window of Halorhabdus sp. CBA1104 includes the following:
- a CDS encoding ABC transporter ATP-binding protein, with protein MIEVRDLRKEYGDFAAVEGSTFSVERGEVFGIIGPNGAGKTTTLKMLAGLIEPTDGTVQVAGLDTDDADMKRQLGFLPEESPLYEEMTPVSYLSFFADLYDVPDNVATRRMHETLDRLDLDHRDRQLGDMSKGMKRKVAIARSLINDPDVLVYDEPASGLDPLTTNFIIDFTTELAEEGKTIVFSAHNLYHVQSICDRVAIMNEGEIVARGPLSKLREEHGETTYHVYTSVEVPGSVRENGSYKRSVTSMQAVEQTREAAADRDGDVIDIRTEESSLEEVFLNVANPDRAESATATPDDQSAEPEA; from the coding sequence TTCTCCGTCGAGCGCGGTGAGGTCTTCGGCATCATCGGCCCAAACGGCGCGGGCAAGACGACGACGCTGAAGATGCTGGCGGGCCTCATCGAACCGACCGATGGTACTGTTCAGGTGGCGGGCCTAGACACCGACGACGCCGACATGAAACGCCAGCTGGGCTTTCTCCCCGAAGAATCCCCGCTTTACGAGGAGATGACCCCCGTCTCGTATCTCTCTTTTTTCGCCGATCTCTACGACGTCCCCGATAATGTGGCGACCCGTCGAATGCACGAGACGCTCGACCGGCTCGATTTGGACCACCGTGACAGACAACTCGGTGACATGTCGAAGGGGATGAAACGCAAGGTCGCCATTGCCCGGTCGCTCATCAACGACCCCGACGTGCTCGTCTACGACGAACCGGCGAGTGGGCTGGATCCGTTGACGACGAATTTCATCATCGACTTCACGACCGAACTCGCCGAAGAGGGCAAGACGATCGTCTTTAGCGCGCACAATCTCTATCACGTCCAGAGTATCTGTGACCGCGTTGCGATCATGAACGAAGGCGAGATTGTCGCTCGCGGACCGCTCTCGAAACTTCGCGAGGAACACGGCGAGACGACCTATCACGTCTACACGTCCGTCGAAGTGCCCGGAAGCGTTCGGGAAAACGGCAGCTACAAACGCAGCGTCACCTCGATGCAGGCCGTCGAGCAAACCCGTGAGGCCGCTGCCGACCGTGACGGTGACGTCATCGATATCAGGACCGAAGAGTCCAGCCTCGAAGAGGTGTTCCTGAACGTCGCCAACCCGGACCGGGCCGAGTCAGCAACCGCGACACCAGACGACCAGAGCGCCGAACCGGAGGCCTAA